A genomic segment from Geitlerinema sp. PCC 7407 encodes:
- a CDS encoding precorrin-8X methylmutase: protein MEWHITDAQSLGIIDREIGEHTFSPAEYEIVRRVIYATADFEYKSLIRFSEQALQSGAAALAARTTIVVDVPMVQVGITPIIQQTFANPVYCSMDALTRPQREKTRAAWGIETLARRYPEGIFVIGQAQTALTALVNLIEAEEIRPALVVGTPAGFLDVDVAKGRLQDSLVPHIRIDGRKGSAVVAAAIVTGLVDLAWQAYGQENTNVG from the coding sequence ATGGAATGGCACATTACAGACGCCCAAAGCCTGGGAATTATCGATCGCGAGATTGGTGAGCACACATTTTCCCCGGCTGAATATGAAATCGTCCGCCGCGTCATCTACGCAACGGCAGACTTTGAGTACAAGTCGCTGATTCGCTTTTCGGAGCAGGCTCTCCAGTCTGGGGCGGCTGCCTTGGCGGCCCGCACGACCATCGTGGTCGATGTACCGATGGTGCAGGTCGGCATCACGCCGATTATTCAGCAGACCTTTGCCAATCCCGTGTATTGCAGTATGGACGCCTTGACGCGGCCCCAGCGCGAGAAGACGCGGGCTGCCTGGGGCATCGAAACCCTCGCGCGGCGATATCCGGAGGGCATCTTTGTGATTGGTCAGGCTCAGACGGCGCTGACGGCCTTAGTGAACCTGATCGAGGCTGAGGAGATCCGCCCTGCCCTGGTCGTGGGGACGCCTGCGGGCTTTTTGGATGTGGATGTGGCGAAGGGCCGCTTGCAGGATTCTTTGGTGCCCCACATCCGGATCGATGGCCGCAAGGGCAGCGCTGTGGTGGCAGCGGCCATTGTCACGGGACTGGTGGACCTGGCGTGGCAGGCCTACGGCCAGGAAAACACGAATGTGGGCTAG